The sequence below is a genomic window from Flavobacterium keumense.
ATTTTGCTGCTGCTTGAATATCCATCCAAGAATAACGGAATTTCAATTTATTTACATCAATCGTTCTCAAACCATTATAAGAGGCTTCTAAAGGCAAGTACATAGAATCCATTACCTCCGAATAATACTCATCTGGATATTTTTTAGTGTCTTTGATTAATTTGACTTTCTTATTAATTTTTCTACCCGCATACTCATTATCGCCTGTTCCTAAACTATAATAATTATCATACATGTATTTATCGTAAGCATTCATTTTTTCAGGGTCAGTATCGTTAAATGCAAAATCACCAATACTGCCTGAATTTTTCCCTTTTCCTTTTCCATCACCAGATTTTTGGCCATTTTGATCTGCCAAAATAGCGAGACGCATACGCATTGTCGAATCTTTTACCCATTCTACAAACTGACGATACTCGCTATTAGTAATCTCTGTTTCGTCCATATAAAAAGACGGAACTGTTACTGTTTTTGTAGGTGCATCTTCAACACCTGCAAGGTCTTGATCTGACTTACCCATAATGAAGGAACCTCCTGGAACCAAAGACATTCCGAAGGGTTTTTCAGGATGCCACTTGGCTCCTTTTACCCCAACTAACTCTCCTTTATCTCCAGACTTTCCACAACTAATTAATAGTGTCAAAATTGCTGTAAATGCAATGAAATTCTTCATATAATTTTGCGTTATATTTTCTTTATTTTTCAAGGTGTAAACGTATTTAATATTTTCCTAAAAAGCAATTTTTTTTATTTTCCTGTTTTTTCACTTCAAAATCACCCTTTTTAAATACTGTTTTTGCGCTGTGCTTTCCACCATCTTTCGGGTAATTCTTGATTACATGCTGTAAGATATTCTTCATACGAACAGGGTAATAACGTGTTTCTTTTTAATTTATTATTACCATTAGTTATAAAAGGAATTTCTATCCACCAGCGGTCCGTTTTATCACTTTTATAAAAAATCAATTCTTCGTCTTCTGAAGGAACTATATACTTTAAATAATTCTCTCTACTTCCAAAAGGATATTCATTTGACCGGTAATGATACCCCTCTATGAAATACCAAATGATTTGGGCTACCAAAACCGCTTCTTGAGGTGTGTCATTATGATTGAATACCCCAAAAGAAGTAACCTTATCACTTATTCCTGCATATCTTGATAAAGCACAAATTTCTTTACCGTTAAATCCATTAGGAATAAAATTAGCGAAATTACCAGAGTCAGAGGTCTTTACCGAATTCATATCAACACTAACCAAATCCGCATCTCTAAAAACAGGCTCAGCAATCGCTATCGTATTAGCAACTTCTCCTAATCGATAGGCATCAAAAAATAATTTTTCTATCAAATCGATTTCTTCTTGCGAATTATAATAGGTTTGATACCCAATATTGCAATAATTGAACAAATTATTAGGCTCTTCAATCACTATCTTTGTTAGATAAGATGATGCAGAAATAGGATCACTCTCTTTTCCAAAATCAAATTTACTGTCTATCGCCACCAAATTGACCATTTGTTCCAAGTCATCATACGCTCTGTAAAGCGCAAATGTTAAATCTTGCGAGCCTCCTATAACAATTGGAAGTATTTTATTTTTAATCAAGTGCGAAGCTACCTTCTTTAATGCAAAATAAGTATCTTCAATAGAATTTCCAGCTATTATATTGCCAAAATCAGCAATTGACACATCCCAATTCCCTGGATACAAGCTATAAAATTCTCTTCGAACAGCATCCAAATCAATCTCAGGATTACCGTTTTTATTACCTCTATTTTCTAACACTCCAATAATCCCAAGAGTTACCATACTTACCTCTGGAAATGCCTTTGGGGTATGCAAAACCACCTTACTCCCCAATTGTTGAGAAGACAATCCGTCAATATATTCAAGGATTTCAGTATCTAAAGGAGAAAGAAAATCAAATTCCATTTTTTATTTCTTTTTAGCAGTCGTTTTTTTAGCAGGTGTCTTCTTTGCGGGTGTTTTCTTTTCAATCAGTTCTTGAACTTCTTTCAATGTCAATTTACTCGCATCAACATCTTTATTCAATTCAATTTTGATTTTACCTTTAATAATTACGGAGCGCCCCCAGCGTGCTTTTTCTACAACTATTCCTTCTTCAGGCCAGTTATGTACTACCTTATCAATATTTTTTTGCAATTTATCTTCAATCAATTCTTCAATATCAGTTTGAGATAAGTTATCAAAATCGTATTTTTTACTCACATTGATAAAAAGACCATCCCATTTTATAAAAGCACCAAAACGCCCCACGCCTTTTTGCACACCTAACCCTTTGTAAACGGCAATTGGCGCATCGGCTTGTGCTTTTTGATCAATTAATTCTTGAGCTCTATCCATGGTTACATCCAAAGGATCCTCTCCTTTTGGTAATGAGATAAACAAAGAACCATGTCTTACATAAGGTCCATATCGTCCATTACTTACTTCTACTTCCTCTCCTTTATATAGACCTAAATTTTTAGGTAAAAGAAACAATCCCAAAACCTCATCCAAAGTAACATTACTAATATTTTGGTCAGGTCTTAGACTTGCAAATTTCTTATCTTCATCTTCAGCTTCTCCAATTTGAGCCATAGGGCCAAATTTCCCTAAACGAACTAAAACCGGTTTACCAGTAGCTGGATCAATTCCTAAAATTCGTTCTCCACTCTCTCTATCTGCATTGGCTTCTACATCTTTCACATTCGGATGGAACTTATCGTAAAATTCCTGCATCATGGTAGCCCATTCAATATTTCCTTCAGCAATTTCATCAAAATCTTGTTCTACTTTTGCTGTGAAATTATACTCTAAAATAGCTCCGAAGTTTTTCACCAAGAAATCAGTAACAATTGTTCCAATATCTGTTGGTACTAATTTACCTTTATCAGAACCCGTATTTTCTTTTAATACTTTCTCATTGATTTTACCAGACTGTAAACTAAGTTGATGGTATTTTCTTTCCTGCCCTTCAAGATTCCCTTTTTCAACATAGTTTCTGTTGATAATAGTAGAAATTGTTGGTGCATACGTTGAAGGACGACCTATACCTAATTCTTCTAATTTTTTCACTAAAGAAGCTTCCGTATATCGTGCTGGAGGTCTTGAATATCTTTCTGTTGCAGTAATATAATTATTCTCTAATCGTTCGTTAACTTTTAATGCTGGCAACATTCCTTCTTGTTCTTCTTCATCCTCATCATTACCTTCCAAATACACTTTCAAGAAACCTTCAAATAGTAATACTTCTCCCGAAGCCGTAAACACTTCACTATGGTTATTGGCTTCGATTTTCACATTGGTACGTTCTAACTCGGCATCACTCATTTGCGAAGCCAACGTTCTTTTCCAAATCAAATCATACAAACGTGCTTGATCTCTATCAATATTTACTGTGTGACGCGACATGTCTGTAGGACGTATTGCCTCGTGAGCTTCTTGAGCGCCTTTGCTTTTATTAGCAAACGTACGTGGTTTAGAAAATTCTTTCCCATAGGATTTGATAATCTCAGCTTGTGCAGCATCCATCGCTTCCTTAGACAAGTTGACACTATCCGTTCTCATATAAGTAATTAATCCTGCCTCATACAAACGTTGTGCTAACTGCATGGTAATTCCAACCGGCAAATACAATTTACGAGCTGCTTCTTGTTGCAAAGTAGAGGTGGTAAATGGTGCTGTGGGCGATTTTTTAGTAGGTTTTGTTTCTAACTCTCCTACTTTATAAGTGGTCCCTATATTTTGATTTAAAAAATCTTCTGCTTCTTTTTTAGTAACAAAATTTTTAGCCAATTTAGCTTTAACAACCTTACCCGATTCATTCACAAACTCTGCTGTAACAGAATAACTAGCAACTGGTTGAAAACTCTGTATTTCACGTTCCCGCTCTACAATTAATCGAACAGATACTGATTGCACACGACCTGCCGAAAGCCCTCCTTTCACTTTTCTCCATAATACAGGTGACAACTCATATCCTACTAAACGATCTAATACACGACGGGCTTGTTGTGCATTTACCAAGTTATAATCAATTTCGCGGGGATTTTCTATAGCTTTAAGAATTGCTGATTTGGTGATTTCATGAAAAACGATACGTTTCGTTTTCTGTTTATCAAGTTTTAATTCTTCAGACAAATGCCAAGATATCGCTTCTCCTTCACGGTCTTCATCGGAAGCCAACCATACCGTTTCAGCTTGCTTTGATAGGGATTTAAGTTTAGTTACTAATGCTTTTTTATCAGCAGAAACTTCGTATTTGGGTTTGAAACCATTTTCAACATCTACACCAATTTCTTTAGAAGGTAAATCTGCTATATGTCCATAACTGGACTCCACTTGAAAATCACTTCCTAAAAATTTTTCGATTGTTTTAGCCTTTGCAGGTGATTCTACTATAACTAAATTCTTTGCCATATCCCGTTTGTTTGTGTTGGCAAAAGTATATGATTTTTTTAAATTTTATGTTTTTAAAATTTCAAAAATAATTTTTATCGACGAAAAACGATTTCTATCGATATCCTACAATACCTAATATTATATAAAAAAACAACATCTTTAAAATTAATTTAGTAGGAAATAACACCTACCAATAAAAACCATTTTTTTAGACTCAACCGAACTTAAAATACTGTTAAAAGTTTAACTGCCATCTTGTCATATATATCTAATTTGACGTATCTTTGCACTTTGAAAAAATGCAATGGAAAAGATCATAGAAGAAAGCAAGCAAGGTGAAACCCTTGTTCTAGAAAACAAAAAAGAAAACACAAAAAAACTCTTTATAGAGAGTTATGGTTGCGCCATGAATTTTTCAGATAGTGAAATTGTTGCATCCATATTATCTGAAAATGGCTTTAACACTACTCAAACTCTTGAAGAAGCCGATTTAGTCTTGGTAAATACTTGTTCCATTCGAGACAAAGCGGAACAAACCATACGAAAACGTTTGGAAAAATACAATGCTGTAAAACGGACTAACCCTAAAATGAAAGTAGGTGTTTTAGGCTGTATGGCTGAACGTTTAAAAAGCCAATTCTTAGAAGAAGAAAAAATAGTAGATCTAGTAGTAGGCCCAGACGCTTACAAAGATTTACCCAATTTACTAGCCGAAGTTGAAGAAGGTAGAGACGCCATTAATGTTATCCTATCAAAAGAAGAAACCTATGGAGATATTGCTCCTGTTCGGTTGAATTCAAATGGTGTCTCTGCGTTTGTATCTATAACTCGAGGTTGCGACAATATGTGTACCTTTTGCGTGGTTCCCTTTACGCGTGGCCGAGAACGCAGCCGAGAACCACAAAGTATTCTAAAAGAAATTCAAGATTTGTGGAACAATGGTTTTAAAGAAATAACATTATTAGGACAAAATGTAGACAGTTACTTGTGGTATGGTGGAGGACTAAAAAAAGACTTTGAAAACGCTAGCGAAATACAAAAAGCAACGGCGGTTAGCTTTGATCAACTTTTAGAAACTGTAGCTAATACTTTCCCTAAAATGAGAATTCGCTTCTCTACGTCTAATCCACAAGATATGCATGAAGAAGTATTGCATGTTATTGCAAAATACCCTAATATTTGCAAACATATCCACCTACCTGTTCAATCAGGAAGCAATCGAATTTTAACTAAAATGAACCGTTTGCACACCCGAGAAGAATACATGAGATTGATTGACAAAATTAATACGATTATTCCTGGATGCGCAATTACCCAAGATCTCATTGCGGGATTCCCGACTGAGACTGAACAAGATCATCAAGATACTTTATCACTAATGGAATATGTAAAATATGATTTTGGATACATGTATGCGTACTCGGAACGACCTGGAACACTAGCTGGTCGTAAAATGGAAGATGATGTTCCTGAGGCAACAAAATTAAGACGTCTTCAAGAAATAGTTGATTTACAACGCGTTCATAGTGGAATTCGAACAGAAGCATTTTTAGGAAAAACGGTTGAAGTATTAATAGAAAAATCATCTAAAAAATCCCCTAACGATTGGGCTGGTAGAAACTCGCAAAATATTATGGTAGTTTTTCCTAAAGAAAATTATGCAGTTGGAGAATTTGTTAATGTTACAATTACTAATTGCACCAGCGGAACTTTAATAGGAAAAGCGGTGGGATATTCTGAAATGAATTAAAATGAGAATTAAAAATTCACAATCAAGGTAGTATGGAAACAGTGCAATCAATAAAGCAACGATTTGAAATTATAGGAAATGACTCAAAACTAAATCGCGCTATTGAAAAAGCAATTCAAGTAGCTCCAACTGATATTTCAGTATTAGTAGTGGGTGAAAGTGGTGTCGGAAAAGAAAGTATTCCAAAAATAATCCATTCCCTTTCTCACAGAAAACACGGTAAATACATTGCTGTAAACTGTGGAGCCATACCTGAAGGAACTATTGATAGTGAGCTTTTCGGTCACGAAAAAGGAGCTTTTACAGGTGCCACAAATACACGTGAAGGCTATTTTGAAGTAGCCAATGGCGGAACCATATTTTTAGATGAAGTAGGCGAATTACCATTAACCACTCAAGTTCGTTTGTTGCGCGTTTTAGAAAATGGTGAGTTTATAAAAGTAGGTTCCTCACAAGTGCAAAAAACCAACGTTAGAATTGTTGCCGCGACTAATGTCAATTTATTTAATGCCATCGAAAAAGGAAAATTCAGAGAAGACTTGTACTATCGTTTGAGTACAGTAGACATTAGTTTACCTCCACTTCGTGAACGCAAAGAGGATATTCATTTATTATTCAGAAAATTTGCAGCTGATTTTGCTCACAAATACAAAATGCCTCCTTTAAAATTAGACGAACATGCAATACAATTATTGCAGAAATTTCGTTGGAGCGGTAATATAAGACAACTGCGTAATGTTGCCGAGCAACTTTCTGTTCTTGAAACCAACCGTGATATCAATGCAGTAACACTACAATCCTACCTACCTGCAGAAGGGAATAACTTACCATCTATAATAAACGACAAAAAAAGTGAAAGTGATTTCAATACCGAAAGAGAAATTTTATACAAAGTTCTTTTCGATATGAAAAGTGATTTACACGACCTTAAAAAATTAACTTTAGAATTGATGAAAAATGGAAGCTCTAAAGTTCAAGAAACCAATCAAGGTCTAATCAAAAAAATATACGGTTCTCAGGAAGACGACACCGCAATTGATTTTGAAGAAACTCCGCGAACTGCAATCATCACAACTCCTGCCAATAAAACAATTTATCAAGAGCCAGAAGACAATTATCTTTTTGCAGAAACCATTGAAGCCGAAGAAGAAATTCTAAAATTAGAGCAAAAAGAAATCGAAATGATTAAACGTTCGTTAGAAAAAAACAAAGGCAAACGCAAAGCCGCTGCAGACGAATTAGGCATCTCTGAACGAACATTATATCGAAAAATAAAACAATTTAATCTTTAAAACTGTATATCGATTTTAGCTACCTTTGAATAATCTATTAAAGAATGAAAAAAACATACTACATATATATAATAATAGTACTTGTATTACTTAGTTCAAGTTGTTCGATTTATAATTTTACGGGTACAGGAAAAATTGATGCCAAAACATTTCAGGTTAATTTTTTTCAAAATAATGCTGAATTAATTGAACCTGGTATAGACCGTACCTTCACATTAGCACTACAAGATTTAATTCAAAATCAAACTAATTTGAACTTAGTTAAAAATGGAGCCGATTTAACTTATGAAGGAGAAATTATTGGGTACAGAATTAGCCCTATGACTGCAACTGCTGATCAACAAGCGTCTCAAAACCGTTTAACAATAAGGGTTAATGTACGATTCACTAATAGAAAAACTGAAAAAGATAATTTTGAAAAAACATTTGAATTTTATCATGACTATCCTGCCACATCACAACTTAACGGCAGTACATTGAATAAAGCGATAAGCGAAATATTTGAAAGGATTACTCAAGATATTTTTAATGCATCTTTAGCCAAATGGTAGTCTAAAATAAAGATTTGTTTATTTGTAAATTCGTAGATTTAAATTTACCATAAACAAATAACCAAATCCCCCAAATAAACTAATAACCTTTATGAACGTAACTGATTATACATTTTTAATTAACAAACCTGATGCTATCAACGAAAAGCAAACAGAATCTTTAGGTCATATTTTAGATGAGTTTCCGTATTTTCAAAGCGCAAGAGCCTTACGTTTAAAAGGTTTGTACAATCAAAATAGTTTCAAATACAATTATGCTTTAAAAGTTACCGCTGCTCACACAACAGATCGAACGGTTCTTTTTGACTTTATCACTTCGGATACTTTTACGGCAATCCAAAAAGGCTATTACGACAAAAAAATTGCAGAACTCCTTGATATTAATGTAATCGATAGCGAGACTATTACTCCTGAACCAATCGAAAAACAAATTGATTCGATCGAATCATCAATACATTTTGCTACTGAGCATGCAGAAATAAATTCTAAATCAGTATCCGACAAACTCGAATTAGGAAAACCTCTAGATTTTTCTGCAAATGAAAGGCATTCATTTCAAGAATGGTTGCAACTTTCAAGAATTCAACCTATAGTAAGAGAAAAAATAGGCACAGAATCTTCGGCTCCATTGAACGAAGCACAAAAGAAAAAATTAGAATTAATAGATAAATTTATAGAAACTAATCCTAAGATACCAGCTATCAAAACAGCAACCGCCTCTAACATAAATTTTGACTTAAACAAAGAGGATCATTCTATGTTAATGACAGAAACATTAGCCAAAGTTTACTTGGAACAAAAAAAATATCAAAAGGCAATTCAAGCTTATGAAATATTAATTTTGAAATATCCAGAAAAAATTACTTTCTTTGCAGACCGTATTTCGGATATTAAGATTTTACAACAAAATAACAATAATCAATAATGAGTACATTTTCAATTTTCTTAGTTTTAATTACAATAGTTTGCTTTCTATTGGTAGTAGTAATTATGGTTCAAAATCCAAAAGGCGGAGGTTTGTCTTCTTCTATTGGGGGAACTCAAATGTTAGGTGGGGTTCAAAAAACTACAGACTTTTTAGACAAGAGCACATGGACATTAGGAACCATTTTGATTGTACTTATTTTGCTTTCAAGCTTGAGCTTTACAGGTTCATTAAGTGATACTGATTCTAAGATTATTGAAAAATCAGAAGTCCCTGCAGCAGCGACTCCAACTACTCCTACTACTCCAGCGAATAAATAATCCAAATAACAATACAAAAATGCCAGCTTTGACAAGCTGGCATTTTTTTTAGGAAAAAATGTCAGTTAAAATGAGATGGCACAATTTCTGAAATCATAGCAACATTAATTTAAAATAACTTTAAAACATACAATCATGGGATTAAACATTAAACCACTATCCGACCGAGTTCTTATTGAACCAGTCGCAGCAGAAACAAAAACTGCTTCAGGAATTTTTATTCCAGATACTGCTAAAGAAAAACCTCAAAAAGGAACCGTTGTTGCTGTAGGTAATGGAACAAAAGACCACACAATGACTGTGAAAATTGGAGACACTGTCTTGTACGGAAAGTATGCTGGTACCGAATTAAAATTAGAAGGTAAAGATTATTTAATTATGCGCGAAGATGATATTTTAGCAATTATCTAAATCAAATAAACGAATAAACTAATCAACAAATAAACATTAATATGGCAAAAGATATAAAATTTGATATTGAAGCACGTGACGGATTAAAACGTGGAGTAGATGCATTAGCTAATGCAGTAAAAGTAACTTTAGGACCTAAAGGACGTAATGTTATTATTGGAAAAGCTTTTGGCGGACCTAACGTAACTAAAGATGGAGTTACTGTAGCTAAAGAAATCGAATTACAAGATCCATTAGAAAATATGGGAGCGCAAATGGTGAAAGAAGTAGCTTCTAAAACTAATGATTTAGCTGGAGACGGAACTACAACTGCGACTGTTTTAGCACAAGCCATCGTAAAAGAAGGTTTGAAAAACGTAGCGGCTGGAGCCAATCCAATGGATTTAAAAAGAGGTATCGACAAAGCGGTTGATGCTATTGTTGAAGACTTATCTAAACAAGCTAAAGTAGTTGGAAATAATTCTGAAAAAATCAAACAAATTGCCTCTATCTCTGCTAACAATGATGAAGTAATTGGTGAATTAATCGCTAGTGCTTTCGGAAAAGTAGGTAAAGAAGGTGTAATTACTGTGGAGGAAGCTAAAGGAACGGATACATTTGTTGACGTTGTTGAAGGTATGCAATTTGACAGAGGGTATCTTTCTCCTTATTTTGTAACCAATCCAGAAAAAATGGAAGCTGAATTAGACAGTCCTTACATTTTATTATACGATAAAAAAGTATCTTCATTAAAAGAATTATTACCAGTATTAGAGCCAGTTGCACAATCAGGGAAACCATTATTGATTATTGCTGAAGATGTAGATGGTGAAGCTTTATCTACTTTAGTAGTAAACAAACTGCGTGGAGCTTTGAAAATTGCAGCTGTTAAAGCACCTGGTTTTGGAGACAGAAGAAAAGCCATGTTAGAGGATATTGCCATCTTGACTGGTGGAACAGTAATCTCTGAAGAAAGAGGATACACTTTGGAGAACACAACAATCGATATGTTGGGTACTGCAAAAAGAGTAACTATTGACAAAGACAACACTACCATTGTTAGTGGTGCTGGTGATGCGGATACAATCAAAAACCGTGTCAACCAAATCAAAGGTCAAATGGAAACTACTACTTCTGACTATGATAAAGAAAAACTACAAGAGCGTTTAGCTAAATTAGCTGGAGGTGTAGCCGTATTATATGTTGGCGCTGCTTCTGAAGTTGAAATGAAAGAGAAAAAAGACCGTGTAGATGATGCCCTTCACGCTACTCGTGCTGCTGTTGAAGAAGGAATTGTAGCAGGAGGTGGTGTTGCATTATTAAGAGCAAAAACAGTTTTAAGCAAAATTAAAGCGGATAATGCTGACGAAGCAACTGGAATCCAAATCGTATCTCGTGCTGTAGAAGCTCCTTTGAGAACTATTGTTGAAAATGCTGGTTTAGAAGGTTCTGTAGTAGTTGCAAAGGTGGCTGAAGGAAAAGGTGATTTTGGTTACAATGCAAAAACGGATGCTTATGTAGACATGTTAAAAGCAGGAATCATTGACCCTAAAAAAGTAACTCGTGTGGCCTTAGAAAACGCTGCTTCAGTTTCTGGAATGATCTTGACAACAGAATGTGCTTTAATTGACATTAAAGAAGAATCTGCCCCAAGTCCAATGGGTGGAGGTATGCCAGGAATGATGTAATTCAATTTACGAAGTACGATATACGAAGTACGAAGTAAATATTTAATAAAAAATCCGAAGTTTTCACTTCGGATTTTTTTTTGTCTTGTATTACTTATCTTGAGGTCGTTTCTTCAATAATTTCAAAAAAACAGGAAAGGTGGAAATCAAAATTATTCCGATAACAATCATTTCTATATGTTCTTTCAAATCAATTCCGAATCCTAAAAACACTCCGTAAAGATAATGACCTGAAAAAACCAAAACGAAAGACCATAAAAACGAACTTAATGTATTAAAAAACATAAACTTCTTTTTGTCCATAGAAACAATTCCAGCTACAATTGGTGCAAAAGTTCTGAATATAGGTAAAAAGCGGGCATAAATTATTGCTTTTCCTCCATATTTTTCAAAGAAATCTTTTGACTGTAATAAGTACTTTTTCTTGAACCAAAAGGTATCTTCCTTTTTAAATAAATAATAGCCACTTTTGGCTCCAAACCAATACCCAACTGTATTTCCTAAAATTCCTGAAAAAGCAATCAATAAGGCCAATAAGGTTACATTGATGAAATCACTTTCAATTACTAGTATGTTGCCTATTAAATCGCCACTATAGATTCCTGATAAAAAAAGTAAGCTATCTCCTGGAAGAAAAAATCCTGCAAAAAGTCCTGTTTCGGCAAAAATGATAAATAAAACAATGTACAACCCAACTTGAAACCCACCAATAGATAAGGTAATATAAAACTCTGGGTTCAGTAATTGAGTCCAATCAAAATGGTTCATACAATTGTGTTTAATTAGTATCTTGGGTGTGAAAGTAAGAATAATTTAGCGCAACCACAATTTATACCTTGCTTTTACAATTTTATTAACGCTTTTAGGCCTCTACAAAATCATTTTCTTTCGTACAAACAACAATGGTGTAAACTTTCGTAATCTTCGTCCTTGGCCCTCACCTCATCGGTGTCATGTCCTACTTTAGCAATCGCTTTTTTCACATCCAAAAGCGAACATTTTTCTTCATTCAAAATTACGCTCAATTGATGC
It includes:
- the groL gene encoding chaperonin GroEL (60 kDa chaperone family; promotes refolding of misfolded polypeptides especially under stressful conditions; forms two stacked rings of heptamers to form a barrel-shaped 14mer; ends can be capped by GroES; misfolded proteins enter the barrel where they are refolded when GroES binds) — translated: MAKDIKFDIEARDGLKRGVDALANAVKVTLGPKGRNVIIGKAFGGPNVTKDGVTVAKEIELQDPLENMGAQMVKEVASKTNDLAGDGTTTATVLAQAIVKEGLKNVAAGANPMDLKRGIDKAVDAIVEDLSKQAKVVGNNSEKIKQIASISANNDEVIGELIASAFGKVGKEGVITVEEAKGTDTFVDVVEGMQFDRGYLSPYFVTNPEKMEAELDSPYILLYDKKVSSLKELLPVLEPVAQSGKPLLIIAEDVDGEALSTLVVNKLRGALKIAAVKAPGFGDRRKAMLEDIAILTGGTVISEERGYTLENTTIDMLGTAKRVTIDKDNTTIVSGAGDADTIKNRVNQIKGQMETTTSDYDKEKLQERLAKLAGGVAVLYVGAASEVEMKEKKDRVDDALHATRAAVEEGIVAGGGVALLRAKTVLSKIKADNADEATGIQIVSRAVEAPLRTIVENAGLEGSVVVAKVAEGKGDFGYNAKTDAYVDMLKAGIIDPKKVTRVALENAASVSGMILTTECALIDIKEESAPSPMGGGMPGMM
- a CDS encoding DedA family protein, whose product is MNHFDWTQLLNPEFYITLSIGGFQVGLYIVLFIIFAETGLFAGFFLPGDSLLFLSGIYSGDLIGNILVIESDFINVTLLALLIAFSGILGNTVGYWFGAKSGYYLFKKEDTFWFKKKYLLQSKDFFEKYGGKAIIYARFLPIFRTFAPIVAGIVSMDKKKFMFFNTLSSFLWSFVLVFSGHYLYGVFLGFGIDLKEHIEMIVIGIILISTFPVFLKLLKKRPQDK